A genomic segment from Fusarium fujikuroi IMI 58289 draft genome, chromosome FFUJ_chr04 encodes:
- a CDS encoding probable ribonucleoside-diphosphate reductase large chain (un-24): MFVRKRDGRQERVQFDKITARVSRLCYGLDMDHVDPVAITQKVISGVYGGVTTVQLDDLAAETAAYMTVTHPDYAILAARIAVSNLHKQTKKQWSAVVSDLYHYVNPKNGRPSPMISKETYECVMRHKEELDSAIVYDRDFQYQYFGFKTLERSYLLKIDGKIVERPQHMIMRVSVGIWGDDIERVLETYNLMSSKFFTHASPTLFNAGTPQPQLSSCFLVDMKDDSIEGIYDTLKTCAMISKMAGGIGLNVHRIRATGSYIAGTNGTSNGVVPMLRVFNNTARYVDQGGNKRPGAFAIYLEPWHSDVFEFLDLRKNHGKEEVRARDLFLALWIPDLFMKRVEKNGDWTLMCPNECPGLADCYGEEFEALYEKYEKAGKGRKTIKAQKLWYAILEAQTETGNPFMLYKDACNRKSNQKNLGTIRSSNLCTEIIEYCAPDEVAVCNLASLSLPSFINYDEACYDFKKLHKVSQVVIRNLNKIIDVNHYPVQEARNSNMRHRPIGLGVQGLADAFLALRMPFESPEARELNKQIFETIYHAALTASVQLAKEEGPYSTFKGSPASEGILQFDMWNVKPSDLWDWETLREEVKTHGIRNSLLLAPMPTASTSQILGNNECFEPYTSNIYQRRVLAGEFQVVNPWLLKDLVDMGLWSDAMKNRIIAENGSIQNIPNIPADVKALYKTVWEISQRQVVQMAADRGAFIDQSQSLNIHMKDPTMGKITSMHFAGWKLGLKTGMYYLRTQAAAAPIQFTVDQQALKLADSNSAQIKPLKKRAPPAGSSYLMSSPSTMGRSELNGSSTGSQDSGLNGNAAKGLNGTTTVPGRAPTIKADVEEGDSPKALPTEPAEKVQEEELGVKKNPQSEDQDKDNEDRERDIYSEAVLQCSIEDPESCIMCSG, from the exons ATGTTCGTCAGAAAGAGAG ATGGACGCCAAGAACGTGTTCAGTTCGACAAGATCACTGCTCGTGTCTCGCGACTTTGTTACGGTCTTGACATGGACCACGTTGACCCCGTTGCCATCACTCAGAAGGTTATCTCCGGTGTCTACGGGGGTGTCACTACCGTGCAATTGGACGATCTT GCCGCTGAGACTGCTGCGTATATGACCGTCACACATCCCGACTATGCCATTCTTGCCGCCCGTATTGCCGTCTCCAACCTTCACaagcagaccaagaagcAATGGTCCGCTGTTGTGAGCGATCTCTACCACTATGTGAACCCCAAGAACGGCCGGCCGTCACCCATGATCTCCAAGGAGACTTATGAGTGCGTCATGCGACATAAGGAGGAGTTGGACTCTGCCATTGTCTATGACCGCGATTTCCAATACCAATACTTTGGCTTCAAGACTTTGGAGCGATCATACCTCCTCAAGATTGACGGTAAGATTGTCGAGCGCCCACAGCACATGATCATGCGTGTGTCTGTTGGTATCTGGGGTGATGATATCGAGCGAGTCTTGGAGACATACAACCTGATGTCAAGCAAGTTCTTCACGCATGCTTCCCCCACGCTCTTCAATGCCGGCACCCCTCAGCCCCAATTGtcatcttgcttcttggttGATATGAAGGACGACAGTATTGAGGGAATCTACGATACTCTCAAGACCTGTGCCATGATCTCCAAGATGGCTGGTGGTATTGGTCTGAATGTGCACCGTATCCGTGCTACTGGCTCATACATCGCCGGTACCAACGGTACATCGAACGGTGTCGTTCCTATGCTTCgtgtcttcaacaacactgCTCGGTATGTCGACCAGGGTGGCAACAAGCGACCCGGTGCTTTTGCCATCTACCTCGAGCCTTGGCACTCTGATGTCTTCGAGTTCCTTGATCTCCGTAAGAACCACGGTAAGGAGGAGGTCCGTGCCCGTGACCTTTTCCTTGCCCTTTGGATCCCTGATCTTTTTATGAAGCGTGTTGAAAAGAACGGTGACTGGACACTTATGTGCCCCAATGAGTGCCCTGGCCTCGCCGACTGCTACGGAGAGGAGTTCGAGGCTCTGTACGAAAAGTACGAGAAGGCGGGCAAGGGTCGCAAGACGATCAAGGCTCAGAAGCTTTGGTACGCCATTCTTGAGGCCCAGACTGAGACCGGAAACCCATTCATGCTCTACAAAGATGCCTGCAACCGCAAGAGTAACCAAAAGAACCTCGGTACCATCCGAAGCTCCAATCTTTGCACTGAAATTATCGAGTACTGTGCCCCTGACGAGGTCGCCGTCTGCAACCTTGCCTCTCTATCTCTGCCCTCCTTCATCAACTACGATGAGGCTTGCTACgacttcaagaagctgcaCAAGGTCAGTCAGGTTGTTATTCGCAACCTGAACAAGATCATCGATGTGAACCACTACCCTGTCCAGGAGGCTCGCAACAGTAACATGCGCCACCGACccattggtcttggtgttcaGGGTCTTGCCGATGCTTTCCTTGCTCTGCGCATGCCCTTCGAGTCCCCCGAGGCTCGTGAGCTCAATAAGCAGATTTTTGAGACCATTTATCACGCTGCGCTGACTGCCTCCGTGCAGCTGGCTAAGGAAGAGGGTCCCTACTCCACCTTCAAGGGTTCCCCCGCCTCTGAGGGTATTCTCCAGTTCGACATGTGGAACGTCAAGCCCTCTGACCTCTGGGACTGGGAGACTCTTCGAGAGGAAGTCAAGACACACGGCATCCGCAACAGTCTACTCCTTGCTCCTATGCCTACTGCCAGTACCTCCCAGATTCTGGGCAACAACGAGTGCTTCGAGCCCTACACCTCCAATATCTACCAACGCCGTGTTCTCGCTGGTGAGTTCCAGGTTGTCAACCCCTGGCTGCTCAAGGACCTTGTCGACATGGGTCTGTGGTCCGATGCTATGAAGAACCGCATCATTGCTGAGAATGGATCCATTCAGAACATTCCCAACATCCCTGCCGATGTCAAGGCTCTGTATAAGACTGTTTGGGAGATCTCTCAGCGCCAGGTCGTCCAGATGGCTGCTGATCGAGGTGCCTTCATTGATCAGTCCCAGTCACTGAACATCCACATGAAGGACCCCACGATGGGCAAGATCACCAGCATGCACTTTGCAGGCTGGAAGCTTGGCCTCAAGACTGGCATGTACTACCTTCGTACacaggctgctgctgctcctaTTCAGTTCACTGTTGATCAGCAGGCTCTCAAGCTTGCCGATTCCAATTCAGCTCAGATCAAGCCTCTGAAGAAGCGTGCTCCTCCTGCTGGTTCAAGCTACCTCATGTCCTCGCCCTCAACTATGGGACGTAGTGAACTCAACGGTAGCAGCACTGGCTCCCAAGACAGCGGTTTGAACGGCAATGCGGCCAAGGGCCTGAATGGTACTACAACGGTACCTGGGCGTGCACCTaccatcaaggctgatgttgaggagggtgACAGCCCCAAGGCTCTTCCTACTGAGCCTGCCGAGaaggttcaagaagaagagctgggtGTTAAGAAGAATCCTCAGTCTGAGGATCAAGACAAGGACAACGAGGATCGTGAGCGCGATATCTACTCGGAGGCCGTCCTACAGT GCAGCATTGAGGATCCCGAGTCCTGCATTATGTGCAGCGGTTAG
- a CDS encoding related to trfA protein, whose protein sequence is MARYSIPTKSRLPSSLRVDASNPAVVKSLNRLSRESLISLALDWLDDESLPNSIPYIERRDEDDDEENDDLYPPCQSIDELQQLYFDMQHQKGSKRDVVSRIVEGDWRLGLTLYQLAMADMAYFEQNPTSQKWSAYQILPLKQPSQDAGEDQVLRVDQESLTIPRFHPSTFLQNLQTHVLPDVKAHYHFHRPTAIPVLLLRILVIDSPYNTDFALSSRNPNGTATNFDSSRTVYIAFPDGSPALYITKSQATGNTGSGESKSLHSLIVDGVPKALSRPRERYTLKSGNLQSKNLNALLEKKGSGRTNSAGGGWSIYSNEATKISPLDTVIPTPPLSRESSSSSLSLKRPVPFTESERVAKKSKLVAKARFGDSGFVTDGKGVEKVDIVIQDPFPSINEDTGDAEENEDGATAGSKNRRKSKITAVIREADIGAAEDNDDTISSDRWTPTIKVTFSGTHVWAGVRQLVEAGIIDGERMPGWMTGEEGVTIGLVRHGRIRGYKGSGM, encoded by the coding sequence atGGCCCGGTACTCTATCCCAACAAAATCCAGGCTTCCGTCATCATTGCGAGTTGATGCCTCTAATCCTGCTGTTGTGAAGAGTCTCAATAGACTCTCACGAGAGTCTCTTATTTCCCTGGCACTAGACTGGCTTGACGATGAGAGTCTCCCGAATTCTATTCCTTATATTGAGAGgagagatgaagacgacgatgaagaaaatGACGATCTTTACCCTCCCTGTCAAAGTATTGACGAATTACAACAACTTTATTTCGATATGCAACATCAAAAAGGGTCAAAAAGAGATGTTGTCAGCCGTATTGTTGAGGGCGATTGGAGACTTGGCCTGACATTATATCAACTTGCCATGGCCGATATGGCCTATTTCGAACAGAACCCAACATCTCAAAAATGGTCAGCCTATCAGATCCTGCCTCTAaagcagccttctcaagatGCCGGGGAGGACCAGGTGCTCAGAGTCGACCAAGAAAGCTTGACAATACCTCGGTTTCATCCATCAACCTTTCTCCAAAACCTTCAAACCCATGTGCTACCTGACGTCAAGGCACATTATCACTTTCACCGACCTACGGCCATACCCGTTCTACTACTGCGCATTCTTGTCATAGATTCACCATACAACACGGATTTTGCTCTTTCTAGTCGGAATCCAAATGGCACAGCAACAAACTTCGACTCTTCAAGGACAGTATACATTGCGTTTCCCGATGGATCACCTGCTTTGTACATTACGAAATCGCAAGCCACAGGCAACACTGGCTCGGGAGAGTCTAAGAGTTTACATAGCTTAATCGTGGATGGGGTACCCAAGGCTCTCTCACGTCCACGTGAACGATACACTCTCAAATCAGGGAACCTTCAGAGCAAGAACTTGAATGCACTCCTAGAAAAGAAGGGATCTGGACGCACAAACTCCGCAGGAGGTGGCTGGAGCATCTATTCCAACGAGGCCACGAAGATATCTCCATTGGATACCGTTATTCCAACTCCACCACTATCTCGAGAATCATCGTCCTCgagtctcagtctcaagcGACCAGTGCCATTCACTGAATCTGAACGAGTTGCAAAGAAATCGAAACTGGTTGCCAAGGCTCGTTTCGGCGATTCGGGTTTTGTCACTGATGGTAAAGGAGTGGAAAAGGTTGACATCGTCATACAGGATCCATTTCCTTCTATCAATGAAGATACTGGCGATGCAGAAGAGAATGAAGATGGCGCCACGGCAGGGAGTAAGAATCGACGAAAGAGCAAGATTACGGCTGTCATTCGAGAGGCAGATATCGGAGCAGCAGAAGACAACGACGATACCATCTCTTCAGATCGATGGACACCAACTATCAAAGTTACGTTCTCTGGAACACATGTATGGGCTGGCGTACGGCAACTTGTAGAGGCTGGCATAATAGATGGGGAGCGGATGCCGGGGTGGATGAcaggagaagagggagtAACAATAGGACTTGTGAGGCATGGAAGAATACGTGGATACAAGGGCTCGGGGATGTGA
- a CDS encoding related to pirin, producing MTLFRSIFIPVFIALAAIALFQHRIKNTVASTFEFLGTLTSLTAFDKANTHHKQQHLYATEMSVTRAVRKVFLAVEQSEGAGARVRRSIGTPQLRNFSPFLMLDHFSVKPGAGFPDHPHRGQETITYLLEGGMDHEDFAGNRGTLSAGDLQFMTAGKGIVHAEMPRQNEDGSANVGLQLWVDLPKDLKACEPRYRDLRGSEIPIAKVDDDKVTVKVISGQSHGIDSVKDLAYTPVWFLDIEIRPGGKITQPLPANWNAFAYTLEGDVIVGKDDQRRVVEQYHNIVFEPQGDVVHFEVDAGASKPARLALIAGIPLDQPVIQYGPFVLTSKEDVAKALFDYQTHSNGFERAENWQSEIGKSMMD from the exons ATGACCCTTTTTCGTTCCATCTTCATACCAGTATTCATTGCTCTAGCAGCTATTGCATTGTTCCAACATCGTATCAAGAACACAGTAGCTTCAACCTTTGAATTCCTAGGGACTCTCACCTCTCTGACTGCTTTCGACAAGGCCAACACTCaccacaaacaacaacaccttTACGCCACAGAAATGTCTGTCACTCGAGCTGTTCGCAAGGTCTTCCTGGCCGTTGAGCAGTCCGAAGGAGCTGGTGCACGTGTTCGTCGCTCAATTGGCACTCCTCAGCTCCGCAActtttctccttttctcATGCTCGATCACTTCTCCGTGAAGCCGGGTGCTGGTTTCCCTGACCATCCTCATCGTGGCCAGGAGACTATCACATATCTCCTTGAGGGTGGCATGGATCATGAGGACTTTGCTGGCAATAGAGGTACTCTCTCCGCCGGTGACCTTCAGTTCATGACTGCTGGAAAAG GCATTGTGCACGCTGAGATGCCTCGACAAAACGAGGATGGCAGCGCAAACGTCGGTCTTCAACTATGGGTCGACCTTCCCAAGGACCTAAAGGCTTGCGAACCTCGGTATCGCGACCTCCGTGGCTCCGAGATCCCCATCGCCAAGGTTGACGATGACAAGGTCACCGTAAAGGTCATTTCTGGCCAGAGCCACGGCATTGACTCTGTCAAGGATCTCGCCTACACACCCGTCTGGTTCCTCGACATTGAGATCCGCCCTGGTGGCAAGATTACCCAACCTCTCCCCGCAAACTGGAACGCTTTTGCCTACACTCTTGAGGGAGATGTTATCGTTGGCAAGGATGACCAGCGACGTGTTGTCGAGCAGTACCATAACATTGTCTTTGAGCCGCAGGGAGATGTTGTTCACTTTGAGGTTGACGCCGGTGCTTCGAAACCCGCTCGGCTAG CCCTCATCGCTGGTATTCCTCTTGATCAGCCTGTTATCCAATATGGTCCTTTTGTCCTTACTTCCAAGGAGGACGTCGCCAAAGCTCTTTTCGATTACCAAACCCACTCTAATGGTTTCGAGCGAGCAGAGAACTGGCAGAGTGAGATTGGCAAGTCCATGATGGACTAG
- a CDS encoding related to deoxyribonuclease: MASSPTPQAVEGSSYKPRYIDIGINLTDPIFRGKYHGKERHPDDLDAIIERAREVGCTKLIVTGSDLGNSRDALTLARDYAGTIFGTAGIHPCSSSVFSEAGPSHESEHTTPCDPDPSAPVSEDHPPCPTKTDKLIRDLTSLVTEAQASGHKSLVAMGEFGLDYDRLHYCSKSIQLHSFAAQLQVAASISPQLPLFLHSRAAHNDFVRLLKEAFGEKLEKLEKGGVVHSFTGTAEEMRELMDLGLYIGINGCSFKTADNCAVVKEVHLDRLMIETDGPWCEVRPSHEGYKYLIEKKETSNTENQQNGTAAESAQKAQKQSKKNQKKEPEVPERYKTVKKEKWEEGAMVKGRNEPCNIERVAKIIAGIKGVSIEEVCEAAWKNTVTVFGLEES; this comes from the exons ATGGCTTCTTCACCAACGCCTCAGGCCGTTGAGGGCTCCAGTTACAAACCTAGATACATCGAT ATTGGTATCAACTTAACCGACCCCATCTTTCGAGGCAAATACCACGGCAAAGAGCGACACCCCGATGATCTCGATGCTATTATCGAAAGAGCCCGTGAAGTTGGTTGTACAAAACTTATAGTGACCGGCTCAGACCTTGGCAACTCTCGAGATGCCCTCACCCTTGCCAGAGATTATG CCGGAACTATCTTCGGGACTGCAGGCATTCATCCCTGTAGCAGCTCCGTCTTCAGTGAAGCGGGTCCTTCTCACGAGTCTGAGCACACGACACCATGTGATCCCGATCCTTCAGCTCCGGTCTCGGAAGATCACCCCCCTTGCCCAACAAAGACCGATAAACTCATCAGAGACTTGACTTCTTTGGTGACAGAAGCCCAAGCATCAGGCCACAAGAGCCTTGTGGCTATGGGTGAGTTTGGGCTTGACTATGATCGACTGCATTACTGCTCGAAGAGCATACAGCTCCATTCCTTCGCAGCTCAGCTCCAGGTTGCTGCGTCGATATCTCCTCAGCTCCCCTTGTTCCTCCACTCTCGCGCCGCCCACAATGACTTTGTTCGGCTTCTGAAGGAGGCGTTTGGTGAGAAGCtagagaagttggagaagggcGGCGTAGTGCATAGTTTCACTGGCACAGCTGAGGAGATGCGCGAATTGATGGACTTGGGTCTATACATTGGTATCAATGGGTGCAGTTTCAAGACTGCAGATAACTGCGCTGTTGTCAAGGAAGTTCACCTCGACCGTCTCATGATTGAGACCGATGGACCATGGTGTGAGGTACGACCAAGCCACGAGGGCTACAAGTATCTGatcgagaagaaagagacGTCCAATACCGAGAACCAACAGAATGGGACTGCCGCTGAGTCGGCACAAAAAGCGCAAAAACAGtcgaagaagaaccagaagaaAGAGCCCGAGGTCCCGGAACGATACAAGACtgtcaagaaggaaaaatGGGAAGAGGGAGCCATGGTCAAGGGGCGGAACGAACCTTGTAATATCGAGCGTGTCGCCAAGATTATTGCAGGTATCAAGGGAGTTAGTATCGAGGAGGTTTGTGAAGCTGCATGGAAGAACACAGTGACAGTTTTCGGACTTGAAGAGAGCTAG
- a CDS encoding related to regulatory protein cys-3, with protein MSNFNGRRGPNVSQYLRDLNAINRQETAHEEPFNMEEDLALFTNTQFFDFETNQTTDYQAQPLKVDIEATQSTSPSDGMTPAPSVVGDINPSSFDFIQGDFNFPDFTGTYPSTPLNGFADGAQNFPSMQPNAPTGYQPVQQQQQASHYGQQATPQPSTEKRGSESGPGAGRGSLNFEEASRHAAEEDKRRRNTAASARFRIKKKQREQALEKSAKEMSEKVSVLESKVQQLEMENKWLKNLLVEKNEGNDEIVTLWKEFAASKSTDKSESKAKSAVKEETR; from the exons ATGTCAAACTTCAACGGTCGTCGCGGCCCCAATGTGTCGCAGTATCTTCGCgacctcaacgccatcaacCGCCAGGAGACTGCCCATGAGGAGCCTTTCAACATGGAGGAGGATCTCGCTCTTTTTACCAATACTCAGTTCTTCGATTTTGAGACGAATCAGACCACCGACTATCAGGCTCAACCTCTGAAGGTTGATATCGAGGCTACTCAAAGCACCTCGCCTTCTGATGGAATGACCCCAGCTCCCTCCGTTGTTGGTGACATCAACCCCAGCAGCTTTGATTTCATTCAGG GCGATTTTAACTTCCCCGACTTTACTGGCACCTACCCGTCCACTCCTTTGAACGGCTTCGCGGATGGTGCTCAAAACTTCCCATCTATGCAGCCTAACGCCCCCACGGGCTACCAGCCCgtccagcaacagcaacaagccTCCCACTACGGCCAGCAAGCTACTCCTCAGCCCTCAACCGAGAAGCGTGGCTCTGAGAGTGGCCCTGGTGCCGGCCGCGGAAGCCTCAATTTTGAGGAAGCCTCTCGTCATGCTGCCGAGGAGGACAAGCGAAGACGCAACACTGCTGCCAGCGCCCGCTTCcgcatcaagaagaagcagcgtGAGCAGGCTCTTGAGAAATCCGCCAAGGAGATGTCCGAGAAGGTCTCTGTCCTGGAGAGCAAAGTCCAACAGCTTGAGATGGAGAACAAGTGGCTCAAGAACCTCCTTGTTGAAAAGAACGAAGGCAACGACGAGATCGTCACCTTATGGAAGGAGTTTGCCGCGTCCAAGTCTACCGACAAGTCCGAGTCAAAAGCTAAGTCTGCCGTCAAGGAAGAGACGAGGTGA